A window of Cryptomeria japonica chromosome 3, Sugi_1.0, whole genome shotgun sequence contains these coding sequences:
- the LOC131074400 gene encoding BTB/POZ domain-containing protein At2g13690, translated as MAGEEEEDIVYLLGNKQGSDVVLHLLSKHYNADDPEIPASELCIGLHSEIVQEKSEYFRVSLSDRWAANNPGSSPTKTILRIEDCQEDMAAWQECLRLMYSDTLALKTFGSVREALNILAVSARLVFTDCTEACLKYLTNVAWSTHEEREIRDILETLDIPAPSDLQERLSSSETQEEIESSLKQALLIVLSSSHSSLESFLILKSAIDSMQPGKRVYLLNDPVIISAWRDALVNCLKVIESILQGLNQRFFSSKVRQVYAIEEVTHWILDKGLRFQAGDPLLKVLAGAKGLVQMTIEVSNWVDIGMVFEMLKRIFVIIGNGEAVCSRLGRQGMLFTWIPIVVDYCPHTMVEDLDKSLARALATLPRKDQNPLFELFLRHVGKAPVGSPHIRWSRTSKEFLVWFNKGVLNIKI; from the exons ATGGCGGGCGAAGAAGAGGAGGACATTGTCTACTTGCTGGGAAACAAACAAGGCAGCGATGTTGTCCTCCACTTACTCTCGAAGCACTACAACGCTGACGACCCAGAGATCCCCGCTTCGGAACTTTGCATAGGCCTCCACTCAGAAATTGTTCAAGAGAAATCGGAGTATTTTCGAGTCAGCCTTTCAGACAGATGGGCAGCAAACAACCCGGGTTCGAGCCCAACCAAAACAATTCTTCGTATAGAAGACTGTCAGGAAGACATGGCCGCGTGGCAAGAATGCCTGCGCCTCATGTACTCCGATACCCTTGCTTTAAAAACTTTCGGCAGCGTGCGCGAAGCCCTGAATATTTTGGCGGTCTCGGCAAGGTTAGTGTTTACTGACTGCACGGAAGCCTGCTTGAAATACCTGACGAATGTGGCGTGGAGCACTCACGAAGAACGCGAGATAAGGGACATCCTCGAAACCCTAGACATTCCCGCCCCCTCTGATTTACAG GAGAGGCTTAGTTCGTCTGAAACACAGGAGGAGATTGAAAGTAGCCTAAAACAGGCGCTATTAATTGTTCTATCTTCGTCTCATAGTTCACTCGAGAGCTTTCTGATATTGAAATCAGCAATCGACTCAATGCAGCCTGGCAAGAGGGTTTATTTGCTCAATGACCCTGTAATAATATCGGCCTGGAGGGATGCTTTGGTGAATTGTTTGAAGGTTATCGAGTCTATATTGCAGGGGCTTAATCAGAGATTTTTTAGCTCTAAGGTTAGACAAGTTTATGCGATAGAGGAGGTTACCCATTGGATTTTGGACAAGGGACTGAGGTTTCAGGCTGGGGATCCCCTACTTAAGGTTTTGGCAGGTGCAAAGGGCTTGGTGCAGATGACCATCGAGGTCTCCAACTG GGTGGACATTGGGATGGTGTTTGAGATGTTGAAGAGGATTTTTGTGATAATTGGGAATGGAGAGGCAGTGTGCTCGAGATTAGGAAGGCAGGGAATGCTTTTTACATGGATTCCTATTGTGGTGGATTATTGTCCGCATACTATGGTGGAAGATCTAGATAAGTCCTTGGCCAGGGCCTTAGCTACTCTTCCCAGGAAGGATCAGAATCCTTTGTTTGAGCTTTTTCTGCGGCATGTTGGCAAGGCACCGGTGGGCTCTCCACATATACGATGGAGCAGAACTTCCAAGGAGTTCTTGGTCTGGTTCAACAAAGGAGTCCTAAATATAAAAATTTGA